The genomic region CGGCATGTTCTACTTCAGAGAGAACGAGACAAGCACTGAATCTGAGCTTCAATAATCTTCCTGATTACTTGAAGACATGTTTGTTGTATCTTAGTATTTATCCAGAGGGCTACACATTCTGCAAGGATGATTTAGTGAAGCAATGGGTGGCTGAAGGTCTCATCGATTCAATGGAAATGCAAGATACGGAGAAAGTTGCAGAAAACTATCTCCATCAACTTATTGATAGAAGATTCATCCAGCCTGTACGTACCAACTACAATAATGAAGTGTTGTCGTGTGCAGTTCATGACACAGTACATGGTCTTATTGCACACAAGTCTGCAGAACAGAATTTCATTGTTGCAATAGACAACAACGAAAAGAACCCGGCTCTCTCCCATAAGGCCCGTCGACTATGTCTCCTTTCTCGTTATGCATCATATGGCAAGACACCAACAAACATCATGAAATCACAAGTTCGGTCACTTAGATTTGTTGGATTATCCGACTGTATGCCCTGTATTCAAGAGTTCAAGTTACTTCGCGTTCTAAACCTTGAAATCACCTATAATCACGGCCCCAGTGATCCTGTTGACCTCACCGGGATGTCTGAACTGTATCAACTGAAATATTTGAAGATTGCATGTGATGTCTCCATAAAACTGCCAAACCATGGGCTACAATGTTTAGAAACACTGGATATAAAGGATGCAGTAGACACCTATTTTGGAGGAGGTTGTATCCTCCATCTCCCACACTTGTTACACGCCAGTCTTCCTTTTAAGAATAGTCATATGCGTAGTATGGGCAATATGGCCAAGTTTGGGAATGCCAGGTATGTTGAGGATTTACGTCTTACCAGTTATTCTAGAGATTACATCGATCTGGAGGGCCTTGTAGAAGCTCTGGGTTTCTTAATTGGAGAATATCGCAACCTGAGAACTGTGGTAGTTTCTCATTGCTCCATGGTGACAAATTATGTGGTTTGTGGTGATATCAATTATTGGGATAACATGGAACCTCCCCCCCTTCTCCAGAGATTTGAATGGTCATCCCCCAGTGGCATGTTCTTGGACCGAATTCCTAGGTGGTTTAAAGAACTAAAACACCTGTCCATTTTGAAGATTGCAGTGAGGATACTAGAGACGGATTGTGTGGATGTTCTTAGAGGATTGCATGTCCTCACTGCTCTGTCCCTGTGTGTTCTGAAGTCACCCGCTTACAAGATCATATTTGACAAGGCCGGGTTCTCAGATCTCAAATACTTCAAGTTGAAGTGCATCAGTGGTATAGCTCTGCTGAAATTTGAGGCAGATGCGATGCCTAATATCTGTAAGATCAAGCTAGTTTTCAATGCCAGCCCCCAAATGGACCAATGTAAACGTGGTGCTGCGATTATCATCATCGATCATATGCCAAGACTTAAAGAGGTCTCCGTAAAATTTGGAGGTACAGCTTCTGATGTAGAGTATGCTGTGAGGACCTTCGTTAATAATCATCCGAGCAATCCCAAAATAAGCATGCAACAGGTGGAATATAGTTCATGTGACGAGGAAAACACAAAGCAGAAACGACAACCAGATGAGATTAAGGAGGAAGAACGGGATGCATCATGGAAGCAACAACCGGATAATATTGTGGAGGATGAACCTGATGAATCATACAAACAACCACCAGATAAGATCAGCGAGGGAAAACCAGATAAATATAAAAAGACACTGGAGATACCAGCTGATAAAAGGTAATCTCATTGTAAGAGCAAGGAAATATACCCTCCTCTACTTCAAAGTTGATTCTTTGGTTAACCTGATTTAATGTAATCATGTTGTAACGAATCTAGCTAAATGGTTCTCATAACCTGGATTTCAAGGTCCCCAGAGTCTCTGCGTGCTTTCACCTTGGGTGAGCTCATATCTGCCACCAGCAACTTTTCGCAGCAAAACCGCCTCAGGAAACACAACTTCGATGGCAGTAGCACCTACAAGGGGACCGTCGACGGCAAGgtcatggtcaccatcaaaaaatTCCCCCGCGGCGAGGAGCTGGTAAGTTCTTTAGTGTCCCCGTCCAGTCCTGCCTTCAGCTGGAAATTCAATCACAACAGCTCATTGAGTAATTAATTTCATCTTTGACCGATTAGCCGGAGTTGGAGAATCTTTGGACGACACAACATCCTCATGTGGTGAGGCTGCTGGGCTACTGCAACGAAGGCGGGCACGCGATGCTTGTCTACGAGTACATACCCAGGGGCAACCTCGCAGACAGTAAGCATGCATCCATGGTGATTCGGATTGAATTGACTAGTATATGAAATTATGAACGCAGGGTTCATTTGCTAACAATGTAAATATGCATGATTGTATGGCTGCAGATCTGATTCGGTCGTTACCTTGGTTAACACGGCTCAAGATAGCCATCGGAGCAGCTAAAGGTTTGGCGTTTCTGCATGAGTCAGCCAACTGCAATATCATCGGTTTCAATGCTTCGAGCATTCTGCTTGGCTCGGTGAGTTTCACACATCACCTGCTCACAGTATATATATCCCCGGCTTATAGCAATCCTACTGCACAACACAATCAGTTCTTGTGTGTGCATGGTTCTCCCAACATTAAAACTGGGAAAATGCCGGCAAAATTTTCAATACGTTTGGACTAAAAAAATATTGTAACCTTGTGTTTTGTGCTATAATCTTCAGGATTACACGGCGAAGATACAGGGTTTTTACAGGCGTGTGTATAGTGAGGTGGGAGCGTGCAGTAACGTGTTCGACTTCGGATTGGTGCTTGTAGCGCTGCTGACTGGGCAGCCATGGGCAGTGTGGCGGGGCCAACGGTTGAGGGAAACGCTGTCGCGCCCCCACCTGAGCCGCAAGGGCATTGAGCGCAGGCTGCACTGTATGATGGACCCAAGACTGGAGGGTCAATACTCGTTTTCGGCAGCATGGAGCGCTGTGATGATCGCGTGCCGGTGCATGGATAGCGAGTTAGTGAATCGGCGAAAGGTGCGCATGAGTGGAGTCGTGGGCGCCCTTGAGCCACTGCTCAGCGATCACAGTATCGGCGGGCCTGTGCGAGTAAGTGGCAAGCGACAGTCAAAGAAATCTAATATGTTGGGATGCTTTGCCATTGTCACTAGAAAAGATGGTGGAATTAAGGATGAAGAGGACATGAAACTAACCAGACAGCTGGCAGGTGAGGCAATAAAAGAGGGAGGCAATACTAGGTTTCTGGAAGAAGAATCAGACGAGGAGTTCTTTGACGGATACAATTATAGAAACAGCTGGCGAGTGGGGCAGTAAAAGCAGGAGGCAAAACTAGGTTTCTGGAAGAAGAACCAGAAGTGCAGGGTAGCCCGTTGATGTAAGCTAAGTTACTACCCAACGTCATTTTCATTATCGTTCTCCTTTTCAGTTGGACATTGTTCAGATTCTGAAGATAAATTACTCGGAAACAAAACATTCAGTTTGGCTTATGATCATACCTTCTGCCTGGGCTTTTTTAATCCTGAATATTATGCAAACAAATTCCTTCTGACTGTAGATTGTTCAATTTTAGTTCAGGGAGCAGAGCCTTTTTTTTTTGAGTGAACATTATTCGAAAAGAAGCACATTCAGTTTGGCTCATCAGACATTAATTCTGCCTGGGCCTCCACTTGATGTCTGAATTTTCTGCAATGTTTTTCCTTGTGACCGGAGAGTGTTCATATTTGATTCACGTATGCACCTTCAAGCCTTTCTTTTTGGTACACTGAGAGGATTCATGATCCATTGTCTGTATCCTCGACAGCGTCTCTGAAGATCACACCTGCAACCATTGTTCACGTATGTAGTGAGTGCAGAAACATCGGCCCAGGCATCCTTCCCAAGTCTGAATCTCCTGTGAACAAAAGCGACGATAATACATCATATTCCCACCCATCACATAGTTCATATtacctacttcctccgttccaaaattagtgttgtggttttagttcaaatttgacagCCACAAGGATGTGCTCAGGGTTGAACGGCGATAGCTGTTGCCAGCGTTTTGATTTTCGGCCGAAAAAACTAaatttcggccgaatttcggccatctcgcCTGGGCCCGGTATATGGGCCTTTCGTCCGAATTATTTGGCCCAGTTTGAATTTATTTGCCCGGCCCAGCTTCTAGGGCCTTCATGTTACGCTTCTGCTCATATAAAAGCACGAACGCAAATGTCCCAACCCTAGAATCGCTGTTTTTCCTCTCGCTCCTCCTGTGGGCGGCGCCGCCGCTGCGCACAGAACACATCCTCGCCATCGTAGCTTCTCCGGCGTCCGGCCAACGCGCTCACTAGCCTCCCGCCTTCCTCCACATCTCCTCGCCTCCACCCCATCCAGTTCGTGCCATTCGCTGCTCCAAGACAAGGGCATGGCGCTCGGCGGCTGCGGCAACGAAGCTGATGGTGCACGAGCCAACCATGAAGGCAGTAGCACGGGGCAGCGACAGCAGCATGGAGGGCGTCCTCTTGTTTGGGAAGGTACAAGCTTTCTTGATGCGTATACATCTCAATCAAGTACGTAGATGCAGTTTCAGTTTCAGTACGTAGATGCAGTTTCAGTACTTGTGCTTCTTTAGATGAATGAGAGGCTGCAATATCATACAGGGGTAAGAAAAACTCAGTCTTGATGATTTGAACAGAGTAGTGGCATCATTAATCTGAAATACACATGCATCTTGTAGTCACCAAGGATTCTGACAATGTTTTGACTTGGTATATAATCTGAAACGTACATGCATTTGGTAGTCAGAAAGGTTGCCCACGATCTGGTAATAGAAAAGTGGTTACAACCAGTGGCTTGTGCACAAAATTAAAGCTTTTATTATCACATCCAACCACTGGCTTGTATATTTGCAGAAGCATCCCATGTTTGAATCGATCATTTATTTAGATCTACAACGCGTCCAATATAAACTTCAGTTGTGTTTGTGTATTTAACTAAGTAGTTGTTGACCACTGATTAATTTCAATGTCCAGCGGTACTAGAGCATCAGCttgtatataaattatttattccTTAGTATCTAAACTAGATAATCTGTCTGTACTGTTTTTGTTCCTCATTCATATCAGGACACCCTAGTAAGAAAGGTTTGCTTTCTTAGCTGTCTACTCTTTATAACTGACCGTCGTTCTTTTGTCATGTGATTTTCAGGTAATGGAACTGCAAATAGGAGTGGCAGCGGCGACCAGGATGCAAATGGAAGTGGTTCCCAAAGACCTTGGAAAGGTATTACTATGCTTTGCTTGGTCACACGATGCTATTGGAACCATGATCTTTATTTGCTAGGTTCAATTAAACTGATGTTTGTAACCTTGCAATGCAGGACTTAAAGACAATAACTTATATGATCCTTGGAACCATGCATGGCCGTATTATGGGGGTTTTGATTGCACGTACTGCAGCCTAAAGCACAAAGGTGGAGGTGCAACCCGTGTCGCGGAGCATCTTGGTGGTATTGTAGGTAATGTGAGGAGCTGCCCCAATGTGCCAAGAAATGTGAGAGATGCAATGAGAGAGTGCCGGGATGAATCAAGGAGGAAGCAAAGAGACAAACAAAATAGCAGGCTGAGAATTGAAAGAAATATTATGGAAGGGTTGTATAAAAAAGGAGGGGTGGTTAACGTaccagatgatgatgaagaagaaattCAGATGAATATTAGAGAAGCATTGCGTGACCCGAATGTCTCTCGCAGAATTGAAAGGAGAATTGGCAAGGGGGGTGTGGGTGATGTGCATGTTTCTGTTGGTAAAAGGAGTATCAGCGCCTATTTTGACAGGCAATTATCTAGCAACAAAGTATCTATGCAGCCCAAGATCAGTAGTGCTTTGGATCCTAATTCAAGAGATGCACTTGGTCTAGCAAAGAAGTCGTCTTCTATATGACAAGCTCCACAAGCTAGTTTCTCTACGCTACAACTTAAAGGTATAAACCATCACTTTTACTTTCTACTTTGTGTTGTCCTTGCATGTCATATAATTTACTTGTTTACTATTCAAACCTTGAAGATACGTGCTGAAGAAGatcaagagaaagagagagatataGATAAAGAAATTGATCCAAGTGTATTGCTAATGGATACCACAATGTTTGATGAAACAAACCCAATAATGGAGTGGCTGAATGAGGATGTAGAGGATCCGATTGTGGATGGAGCTGATGCAGCTAGTGCTGTTTTTGAGCAAATAAGGCGCCTCAACTCAAGCAGGAAGGCGTCTTATGTTGGTTCAAAGGGTAATAACAAGAAAAGAAAGAGGAATGATGATGATGAGAATGAGTTTCTTGAAACTGAGAGTGAGGATGATGAAGAAGAGAATGAATATGTTGATAATGACATCGAGGATGATGATGGGGTgagtgaggatgatgaggatggtgaACAAGATCAGCTAGAGACAcaaatgcaacttgaagaagagACACAAGTACAAGTTCAAAAGGAGGCACCAACAAGCACTGGCCATTTGGAGACTAGCTCTGGACGACTTATTAGGAAGAAGACCAAGAACGTCAACAGCCTCTACTCGTAAATTTGGTAAGTCTCTTCTTTTTGGTGTTTC from Triticum aestivum cultivar Chinese Spring chromosome 4A, IWGSC CS RefSeq v2.1, whole genome shotgun sequence harbors:
- the LOC123084595 gene encoding disease resistance protein RGA5-like; protein product: MRTLVLKLDNLLLAPPQVCSSVSVQHGMSLLKNDVHKMCTYLDQLSGLEDPPLTAKCWMNEARDLSYDMEDYIDSLLFVQPADPSLVANNIKTTRSLLKLFSPVKNPKRLQQPNKIAETVSEFRMYVQAAIQRHEVYVLSDSAPCSSSTLRGRFVSAGHILPTPYEETDDIVINGPMNKFINSLAKDGEKNLKVVSVFGSACLGKTTLARLLYDRFGKQYNCRAFIRVSKKADMKRIFRDMLSQLKRQHPRQDCEDIELIYYITEYLQHRRYLIVIDDIWDTTVWDNISHAFPKGSHGSRIITTTQIEDVALTCCCYQSEYVFEMKSMDDDQSRKLFFNRLFGSESSCPPQLKETSNEIVEMCGGLPLATISIASLLASQPVMSVDQLTYIRESLSPCISACSTSERTRQALNLSFNNLPDYLKTCLLYLSIYPEGYTFCKDDLVKQWVAEGLIDSMEMQDTEKVAENYLHQLIDRRFIQPVRTNYNNEVLSCAVHDTVHGLIAHKSAEQNFIVAIDNNEKNPALSHKARRLCLLSRYASYGKTPTNIMKSQVRSLRFVGLSDCMPCIQEFKLLRVLNLEITYNHGPSDPVDLTGMSELYQLKYLKIACDVSIKLPNHGLQCLETLDIKDAVDTYFGGGCILHLPHLLHASLPFKNSHMRSMGNMAKFGNARYVEDLRLTSYSRDYIDLEGLVEALGFLIGEYRNLRTVVVSHCSMVTNYVVCGDINYWDNMEPPPLLQRFEWSSPSGMFLDRIPRWFKELKHLSILKIAVRILETDCVDVLRGLHVLTALSLCVLKSPAYKIIFDKAGFSDLKYFKLKCISGIALLKFEADAMPNICKIKLVFNASPQMDQCKRGAAIIIIDHMPRLKEVSVKFGGTASDVEYAVRTFVNNHPSNPKISMQQVEYSSCDEENTKQKRQPDEIKEEERDASWKQQPDNIVEDEPDESYKQPPDKISEGKPDKYKKTLEIPADKRSPESLRAFTLGELISATSNFSQQNRLRKHNFDGSSTYKGTVDGKVMVTIKKFPRGEELPELENLWTTQHPHVVRLLGYCNEGGHAMLVYEYIPRGNLADSKHASMVIRIELTNLIRSLPWLTRLKIAIGAAKGLAFLHESANCNIIGFNASSILLGSDYTAKIQGFYRRVYSEVGACSNVFDFGLVLHCMMDPRLEGQYSFSAAWSAVMIACRCMDSELVNRRKVRMSGVVGALEPLLSDHSIGGPVRVSGKRQSKKSNMLGCFAIVTRKDGGIKDEEDMKLTRQLAGEAIKEGGNTRFLEEESDEEFFDGYNYRNSWRVGQ
- the LOC123088623 gene encoding uncharacterized protein: MALGGCGNEADGARANHEGSSTGQRQQHGGRPLVWEGNGTANRSGSGDQDANGSGSQRPWKGLKDNNLYDPWNHAWPYYGGFDCTYCSLKHKGGGATRVAEHLGGIVGNVRSCPNVPRNVRDAMRECRDESRRKQRDKQNSRLRIERNIMEGLYKKGGVVNVPDDDEEEIQMNIREALRDPNVSRRIERRIGKGGVGDVHVSVGKRSISAYFDRQLSSNKVSMQPKISSALDPNSRDALGLAKKSSSI